A genomic segment from Antedon mediterranea chromosome 6, ecAntMedi1.1, whole genome shotgun sequence encodes:
- the LOC140051069 gene encoding E3 ubiquitin-protein ligase UHRF1-like, producing MWIQVRGFVDGKKSIRVDGLSKLTKIEELREKLVEEFNAPPEHQRLFFRGKQLVDGHSLFDYKVGLNEIVQIMVQKPPPQLDEEKSEEGKPESGFCSEVSDSEQSGSGSYSGDAAIATEDGPSSSSEVNKLRGHYKVGDIVDAMDISMGAWFEASITSITIKSPKTTEESNEQIVDQNQNETVEKTTEQKEKKEEKCEDMETESKVDGIDLPEEGSLIYHVKFEGYDDNEVANLNSKYMRPRARTVLKWDEMKVGDLVMANYNSDDPADRGFWYDLEITSMKSRRTSNELIGDVILGPAGDSLKDCKIKFTDEIYKIEKYGETSIDLEDPSSVRRTNQPDCNVCKDNPDKKCKQCACHKCGGKEDPDKQLMCDECDMAYHLYCLDPPLASIPDVDEWYCPLCKNDASEVVQAGQKLKESKKKAKMASSKSSCKRDWGKGMACVGRSKICTIVPPNHFGEIPGIHVGTQWKFRVQVSEVGIHRPHVAGIHGREIEGAYSIVLAGGYEDDEDNGEEFTYTGSGGRDLSGNKRTAEQSCDQELTKMNQALARNCNCPLDKKNGGEAKDWKAGKSVRVVRSCKGRKHSKYAPEDGCRYDGIYKIVQYWPEKGKSGFRVWRFLLRRDDESPAPWTKMGKKLIKEHGLTVQYPDGYLEAMAAKEKEKELKKKGKSKDGDDEEKAEGTSKGKRKKTESTSGTPAKKKKIEKAEIPAEMKKKIKEDEENTKAWNDVMEEMKKGKSFLSTVEEVFMCICCQELVYQPITTPCKHNVCKACLQRSFRAQVYNCPSCRHDLGKGYSMAQSKVLATILRELFPGYENGR from the exons ATGTGGATCCAAGTGAGAGGTTTTGTTGATGGTAAAAAGTCTATTCGAGTGGATGGCCTCTCGAAGCTTACGAAAATTGAAGAACTTCGTGAAAAACTCGTTGAGGAATTCAATGCACCACCTGAACATCAACGCCTGTTTTTTAGAGGCAAACAG cttGTTGATGGGCACTCACTGTTTGACTATAAAGTTGGTCTCAATGAAATCGTACAGATTATGGTGCAAAAGCCGCCTCCTCAACTCGATGAAGAAAAATCTGAGGAGGGTAAACCGGAGAGTGGTTTCTGCTCCGAGGTTAGCGACTCCGAACAGTCAGGTAGCGGAAGCTACAGTGGCGACGCAGCCATAGCAACAGAAGATGGCCCCTCCAGCAGTAGCGAGGTCAATAAACTTAGAGGTCATTACAAG GTTGGAGATATTGTAGATGCCATGGATATAAGTATGGGTGCTTGGTTTGAGGCAAGCATCACAAGCATTACAATTAAGTCTCCTAAAACAACTGAAGAATCAAATGAACAAATTGTAGATCAAAATCAGAATGAGACAGTTGAGAAAACCACTGAACAAAaggaaaagaaagaagaaaaatgtgAAGACATGGAAACTGAATCAAAAGTGGATGGAATAGATTTACCAGAAGAGGGATCTTTAATATATCATGTAAAATTTGAGgg gtatgatgataatgaagtTGCCAATTTGAACAGCAAATACATGAGGCCGCGGGCACGTACAGTTTTGAAGTGGGACGAGATGAAGGTTGGCGATTTGGTGATGGCAAACTACAATTCAGATGACCCTGCTGACCGAGGCTTTTGGTATGATTTAGAAATCACAAGCATG AAATCTCGTCGAACGTCTAATGAGCTGATAGGCGACGTTATTCTGGGCCCAGCTGGTGATTCACTAAAAGATTGCAAAATAAAGTTCACGGATGAAATTTACAAAATTGAGAAATACGGAGAAACTAGCATTGATCTTGAAGACCCATCCTCGGTTAGAA GAACTAACCAGCCAGATTGTAATGTTTGTAAAGATAACCCAGACAAGAAATGCAAGCAATGCGCCTGTCATAAATGTGgcgggaaagaagaccctgatAAACAGCTGATGTGCGACGAGTGCGATATGGCCTACCATCTGTACTGTCTAGACCCGCCCCTTGCGTCAATCCCAGATGTTGACGAATG gtATTGTCCCCTATGTAAAAATGATGCAAGTGAAGTGGTGCAAGCTGGTCAAAAACTGAAGGAGAGCAAGAAGAAGGCCAAAATGGCGTCGTCGAAATCATCTTGTAAACGTGATTGGGGAAAG ggtatGGCATGCGTTGGTCGGTCAAAAATTTGTACCATTGTACCACCCAATCACTTTGGAGAAATACCTGGAATACACGTCGGAACACAGTGGAAGTTCAGGGTTCAAGTCAGCGAAGTAGGTATACACCGCCCTCACGTGGCAGGAATTCATGGCCGTGAAATAGAAGGTGCTTATTCAATTGTTTTGGCAGGTGGCTATGAAGATGATGAG GATAATGGTGAAGAGTTTACATACACAGGAAGTGGAGGTCGTGACCTCTCTGGAAACAAACGAACCGCTGAACAATCATGTGATCAAGAATTGACAAAGATGAATCA aGCCCTTGCAAGAAACTGCAACTGCCCATTGGACAAAAAGAATGGAGGTGAGGCTAAGGATTGGAAAGCAGGTAAATCGGTACGTGTTGTGCGTAGCTGTAAGGGAagaaaacattcaaaatatgcGCCAGAGGATGGTTGCAGATATGATGGAATATACAAG attgtgCAATATTGGCCTGAGAAGGGTAAGAGTGGTTTCAGGGTTTGGCGATTTTTGCTTCGTCGTGATGATGAATCTCCAGCTCCGTGGACGAAGATGGGAAAGAAACTGATCAAAGAACACGGCCTTACTGTACAG TACCCTGATGGATACTTAGAGGCAATGGCTGCGAAGGAGAAAGAAAAAGAGTTGAAGAAAAAGGGAAAATCAAAAGATGGTGATGATGAGGAGAAAGCAGAGGGAACGTCGAAAggcaaaagaaaaaaaactg AGTCCACATCTGGTACACCGGccaaaaagaagaaaatagagaAGGCAGAAATTCCCGCAgagatgaagaaaaaaataaaggaAGATGAAGAGAATACAAAGGCATGGAATGATGTCATGGAAGAGATGAAAAAAGGAAAG agTTTCCTGTCAACTGTTGAAGAGGTTTTCATGTGTATTTGTTGTCAGGAGTTGGTTTATCAACCTATCACAACGCCTTGCAAACACAATGTCTGTAAG GCATGCTTGCAGCGCTCGTTCCGTGCACAAGTGTACAACTGCCCTTCCTGTCGACATGACCTGGGAAAAGGTTACAGTATGGCGCAGAGCAAAGTTCTTGCAACCATCTTAAGGGAGCTGTTCCCAGGGTATGAAAATGGGCGTTAA
- the LOC140052023 gene encoding uncharacterized protein F21D5.5-like: protein MSTGKRKKLNMADSTGNQTDTRKKSKKGGKVSQDDVDHDSAHWTDLGQPSDKGLTPVLMYNGPGISGSSKIAGFDLDYTLIRPKSGRKWPTGPKDWQFMNDEIKPKLQNIHHDGYKVVIFTNQRGIEKQHTNIKHFKTKCEDIISAIDIPIQVFVSTSESHYRKPSIVLWETMTENNENISVDLNESFYIGDAAGRPKAWSSGKPKDFSASDRMFAANVGIKFQTPEEYFLDESPTEFEWRSIDPKKHLDIKKIDAVEPKDKDLIIMVGPPACGKSAFYRNYLEKHGYVRVNQDTLKTQAKCLALASDSIKGGKSVVIDNTNPSSVTREAYIQVAKKNGYGVRCVVMDVPVELAKHLNYVRQNYTKSAVRRIPNVAYNMYKKNFTEPKKSEGIDEIFRLPFLPHFQDEDHKKLFLQWTDY from the exons ATGTCGACCGGGAAAAGAAAAAAACTGAATATGGCAGATTCAACAGGCAACCAAACAGACACTCGTAAAAAATCCAAAAAAGGCGGGAAGGTTTCACAGGATGATGTTGACCATGATAGTGCACATTGGACAGACCTAGGCCAGCCATCTGATAAAGGTTTGACACCGGTTTTAATGTACAATGGACCAGGTATTTCTGGATCGAGTAAAATTGCGGGATTTGATCTTGATTACACGTTAATACGTCCAAAAAGTGGTCGCAAATGGCCTACAG GTCCAAAAGACTGGCAATTTATGAATGATGAAATTAAACCAAAGTTACAAAATATTCATCATGATGGTTACAAAGTTGTGATCTTTACTAATCAACGTGGGATTGAAAAACAACACACCAACATTAAGCATTTTAAGACGAAATGTGAAGATATCATTTCAGCCATTGACATTCCTATTCAG gtTTTTGTATCAACCAGCGAAAGCCACTACAGAAAACCAAGCATAGTGCTCTGGGAAACCATGACcgaaaataatgaaaacatcTCAGTAGATTTAAATGAATCCTTCTACATCGGTGACGCAGCAGGAAGACCCAAGGCGTGGTCTTCTGGTAAACCTAAAGACTTCTCCGCAAGTGATCGAATGTTTGCTGCAAATGTAGGGATCAAATTTCAAACTCCCGAAGAGTATTTTCTAGATGAGAGTCCGACTGAATTTGAGTGGCGGTCAATTGATCCAAAAAAGCATCTTGATATTAAGAAAATAGATGCTGTTGAACCAAAG GATAAAGACTTAATCATTATGGTAGGACCACCAGCTTGTGGGAAAAGTGCATTTTATCGAAACTACCTTGAGAAACATGGCTATGTACGAGTAAACCAAGACACACTGAAGACCCAAGCCAAATGCCTCGCCCTTGCATCTGATTCAATTAAAGGTGGCAAAAGTGTTGTTATTGACAATACCAATCCATCATCAGTGACCAGGGAGGCTTACATTCAAGTTGCTAAGAAAAACG GTTATGGAGTAAGATGCGTTGTCATGGATGTGCCTGTGGAACTAGCCAAACATCTAAACTACGTCAGACAAAACTATACTAAAAGTGCAGTACGGCGAATTCCAAACGTGGCGTATAACATGTATAAGAAAAACTTTACCGAACCAAAAAAATCAGAGGGTATAGATGAGATTTTTCGCTTACCCTTTTTGCCTCATTTTCAAGATGAGGATCATAAAAAGTTATTTCTGCAATGGACAGATTAttaa
- the LOC140052174 gene encoding uncharacterized protein: MLGAIEYYILACRPEEPTDYGVDVCLVAVHNTSIEVQWIFESSDKHPCNFIISNLDTNSTDQYPLPKSINTFTKNDLVANAQYQISLDCCPWSVNRSECNSMRSNILEFRQGSSSSDEIVCTNGYTHFIVESDFIYLQLCAVVNVDHFTLIEWQIFIKNVNCTITHQYYDGKEQENPVNGSGYFMVPFKELTLSVYLECRSKTNHTFVSILRVYPDITTDVCSGMVVDSQNVTTRNRIDDVEIDEPAKNGLNEVAAAIFMATAFLVLVFLLILIGYKQYRYMHIRRARRADRPLLAQMQADDEDEEGTSRMAEITL, encoded by the exons ATGTTAGGTGCAATAGAATATTACATTTTAGCATGCAGACCCGAAG agCCAACAGATTATGGAGTAGATGTTTGCCTCGTTGCTGTTCATAATACAAGTATTGAAGTTCAGTGGATATTTGAATCGAGTGATAAGCATCCATGTAATTTTATTATCAGCAACTTAGATACTAATTCAACAGATCAGTACCCTCTTCCAAAGTCAATTAACACATTCACAAAGAATGATTTAGTGGCGAATGCCCAGTATCAAATCAGTTTGGATTGTTGTCCATGGTCCGTCAATAGGAGTGAATGCAATAGTATGAGATCAAACATCTTGGAATTTCGACAAG GCTCTTCAAGTAGTGATGAGATTGTGTGTACCAATGGTTATACACATTTTATTGTTGAATCAG ATTTCATCTATTTGCAATTATGTGCAGTAGTTAACGTAGATCACTTCACCTTAATTGAATGGcagatatttataaaaaatgtcaaCTGTACCATTACTCATCAGTATTATGATGGAAAAGAGCAAGAAAATCCTGTCAATGGTTCTGGTTACTTTATGGTGCCCTTTAAAGAATTAACCTTGTCAGTATATCTTGAGTGCCGTAGCAAAACAAATCATACCTTTGTGTCTATTCTAAGAGTTTATCCAG ATATCACTACCGATGTGTGCTCTGGTATGGTGGTTGACTCTCAAAATGTAACTACAAGGAACAGAATTGACGATGTTGAAATTGATGAACCAGCTAAGAATGGTTTAAACGAAGTAGCTGCAGCCATATTCATGGCCACTGCCTTTTTAGTACTAGTATTTCTGCTAATTTTGATAGGATATAAACAATATAGATATATGCACATACGTCGGGCACGTCGCGCAGATAG GCCATTATTAGCACAAATGCAAGCAGATGACGAGGATGAAGAAGGAACTTCAAGAATGGCAGAAATAACGTTATAA